In one Candidatus Eisenbacteria bacterium genomic region, the following are encoded:
- a CDS encoding glycosyltransferase family 39 protein, with translation MRNREKIAAALAVFIVALATRLLFLSDFRASPYFDNLLIDPASYDRWAQKIAAGDFWGERVYYQAPLYAYMLGGLYALFGRDLLLVRILQSVLGSLTCVFLFLLTSQVFSLRRGIIAGLLAALYTPLLFMDLMILKSVAEIFFLAASLLALAIAAREKNLARIALAGLLFGIAVTGRGNLLFGVPFLAAWLLLREPRPLARASAARAGVFLLGIGLAILPVTIRNRVVGGDWVLVESDAGINVYVGNNPRATGIHTPPFDIRTVPEHEEEDAARFAERETGRPMKPSEVSSFWIGKALAFARAHPAEEAHLIGRKFRLVWNGYEVPDNYDQKYFARVSWIFRGFLPSFLWISPFALLGFALSARNWRRTGFLHLFVIAYLLSLLVLYVTARYRLPIVVGLLPLAAHGFLGFLEMLRARALRRAALAALLLVAVWLFGRAQPFAYRGFVKQETEIATFLADRGDLAGAERAFERAIEEGKGSGSLHLVYWNQGSFFARAGRLAEAEGAFRNALRENPAFTPARLELEKLQSRRNDAPGAGH, from the coding sequence ATGCGGAATCGAGAAAAGATCGCCGCCGCGCTCGCCGTCTTCATCGTCGCGCTCGCGACGCGGCTCCTCTTTCTCAGCGACTTCCGCGCCTCCCCCTATTTCGACAACCTCCTGATCGACCCGGCTTCCTACGACCGCTGGGCGCAGAAGATCGCGGCCGGCGATTTCTGGGGGGAGCGCGTCTACTACCAGGCTCCCCTCTACGCGTACATGCTCGGCGGGCTCTACGCCCTCTTCGGCAGGGATCTCCTCCTCGTCCGCATCCTCCAATCGGTCCTCGGATCCCTCACGTGCGTCTTCCTGTTTTTGCTCACATCTCAAGTGTTTTCTCTGCGGCGCGGCATCATCGCGGGGCTTCTCGCCGCCCTCTACACCCCCCTTCTCTTCATGGACCTCATGATCCTGAAGTCGGTGGCCGAGATCTTCTTTCTCGCCGCTTCCCTCCTCGCGCTTGCGATCGCCGCTCGGGAAAAGAACCTCGCTCGCATCGCCCTCGCGGGGCTTCTCTTCGGGATCGCCGTCACGGGTCGCGGAAATCTCCTCTTCGGGGTCCCCTTTCTCGCGGCGTGGCTCCTCCTCCGAGAGCCGCGCCCCCTCGCGCGCGCCTCCGCCGCCCGCGCCGGCGTCTTTCTTCTCGGAATCGGCCTCGCGATCCTTCCGGTCACGATCCGAAACCGCGTCGTCGGAGGGGACTGGGTCCTCGTCGAATCGGACGCGGGGATCAACGTGTACGTCGGGAACAACCCGCGCGCGACCGGGATCCACACGCCCCCCTTCGACATCCGCACGGTTCCGGAGCATGAGGAGGAGGACGCCGCCCGTTTCGCCGAGCGGGAAACGGGGCGCCCGATGAAGCCCTCCGAAGTCTCCAGCTTCTGGATTGGGAAGGCGCTCGCGTTCGCGCGCGCGCATCCGGCGGAAGAGGCGCACCTCATCGGGCGGAAGTTCCGGCTCGTCTGGAACGGCTACGAAGTTCCGGACAACTACGACCAGAAGTACTTCGCGCGGGTCTCCTGGATCTTCCGCGGCTTTCTTCCCTCGTTCCTATGGATCTCTCCCTTCGCGCTTCTCGGCTTCGCGCTCTCCGCGCGCAATTGGAGAAGAACCGGGTTTCTTCACCTATTCGTGATCGCGTACCTCCTCTCGCTCCTCGTCCTCTACGTGACCGCGCGCTACCGCCTCCCGATCGTCGTCGGTCTTCTCCCCCTCGCCGCGCACGGGTTTCTCGGGTTTCTCGAGATGCTCCGCGCCCGCGCCCTCCGGCGCGCCGCTCTCGCCGCCCTTCTCCTCGTCGCGGTCTGGCTCTTCGGGCGCGCGCAGCCCTTCGCGTACCGCGGCTTCGTCAAACAGGAGACCGAGATCGCCACCTTCCTCGCCGACCGCGGGGATCTCGCGGGGGCGGAGAGAGCGTTCGAGCGCGCGATCGAGGAGGGGAAAGGATCCGGGAGCCTCCATCTCGTCTACTGGAATCAGGGGTCGTTCTTCGCCCGCGCCGGGCGCCTCGCGGAGGCCGAGGGGGCTTTCCGGAACGCCCTTCGCGAAAACCCCGCCTTCACCCCCGCGCGCCTCGAGCTCGAAAAACTTCAGTCTCGAAGGAATGACGCGCCGGGCGCGGGACACTGA
- a CDS encoding YifB family Mg chelatase-like AAA ATPase codes for MLARVLSSALIGVDAYRVTVEADLGGGLPAFSVVGLPDATVRESRERVAAAVKNSGFHFPARRITVNLAPAGIRKEGALFDLPIALGILVSSEQIDPFGSDGVLAVGELSLNGNLRPVRGVLSMAMLARRLRIGAILLPPENAEEASIVEGIGVYPVPSLREAIEHLRAPEKASPYLPTGGSEDGSSPFLDLEDVRGQEQARRAVEIAAAGGHNLLFIGPPGSGKTMIARRIPSILPELTREESLDVTRIYSVAGLLSAGSSLVRRRPFRAPHHSTSDAGLVGGGAYPRPGEASLAHHGVLFLDELPEFKKNVLELLRQPLEEGSVRIARAAVSLVFPSAFMLAAAMNPCPCGYWGDPRCTCTPGEIQRYASRVSGPLLDRIDIHVEVPRVAYNDLASIAPGEPSRAVRERVERARMVQQSRFASIPGVFTNARMESRELRRFASPDEEGRRLLRAAMEKLGLSARAHDRILRVSRTIADLVGSEHIRAPHLAEAIQYRSLDRPRWREGG; via the coding sequence ATGCTCGCCCGCGTTCTCTCTAGCGCGCTGATCGGGGTCGATGCGTACCGCGTGACGGTGGAAGCGGATCTCGGGGGCGGGCTCCCGGCGTTCTCGGTCGTCGGGCTCCCGGACGCGACGGTTCGCGAGTCGAGGGAACGGGTCGCGGCGGCGGTGAAGAACTCGGGTTTTCACTTCCCCGCGCGGCGGATCACCGTGAACCTCGCCCCGGCCGGCATCCGCAAGGAAGGCGCGCTCTTCGATCTTCCGATCGCGCTCGGGATTCTCGTCTCGTCGGAGCAGATCGACCCGTTCGGATCGGACGGGGTTCTCGCGGTCGGCGAGCTTTCGCTGAACGGGAACCTTCGGCCGGTGCGCGGCGTCCTCTCGATGGCGATGCTCGCCCGCCGGCTCCGCATCGGAGCGATTCTCCTCCCTCCGGAGAACGCGGAAGAGGCGTCGATCGTCGAGGGGATCGGGGTCTATCCGGTCCCCTCGCTCCGCGAGGCGATCGAGCATCTCCGCGCGCCGGAGAAAGCCTCTCCCTACCTTCCGACCGGCGGATCCGAGGACGGTTCGAGCCCCTTTCTCGACCTCGAGGATGTCCGCGGGCAGGAGCAGGCGCGCCGGGCGGTCGAGATCGCCGCGGCGGGCGGACACAACTTGCTCTTCATCGGGCCGCCCGGCTCCGGAAAGACGATGATCGCACGGAGAATCCCCTCGATCCTTCCGGAGCTGACCCGAGAGGAATCGCTTGATGTCACAAGAATCTATTCGGTCGCGGGGCTTCTCTCGGCCGGCTCGTCGCTCGTCCGGAGGAGGCCGTTTCGCGCGCCGCATCACTCGACGTCCGATGCCGGACTCGTCGGCGGGGGCGCGTATCCCCGTCCGGGAGAGGCGTCGCTCGCGCACCACGGCGTCCTCTTCCTCGACGAGCTCCCCGAGTTCAAGAAGAACGTGCTCGAGCTTCTTCGCCAGCCGCTCGAGGAGGGGAGCGTCCGCATTGCCCGCGCGGCCGTCTCTCTCGTCTTTCCTTCCGCCTTCATGCTCGCCGCGGCCATGAACCCCTGTCCATGCGGCTATTGGGGAGATCCGCGCTGCACATGCACGCCGGGGGAGATCCAGCGGTACGCGAGCCGGGTGTCGGGGCCGCTTCTCGATCGGATCGACATTCATGTCGAGGTGCCGCGGGTCGCCTACAACGATCTCGCCTCGATCGCCCCGGGGGAGCCGTCGCGGGCGGTGCGGGAGCGGGTCGAACGCGCCCGGATGGTTCAACAGTCAAGGTTCGCGTCGATTCCCGGCGTGTTCACGAACGCGCGGATGGAATCCCGCGAGCTCCGGCGCTTCGCGTCGCCTGACGAAGAAGGACGCCGCCTCCTCCGCGCGGCGATGGAGAAGCTCGGTCTCTCGGCCCGCGCGCACGACCGGATCCTTCGCGTATCAAGAACCATCGCGGATCTCGTTGGAAGCGAGCACATCCGCGCCCCGCATCTCGCCGAGGCGATCCAATATCGCTCGCTGGATCGACCGCGCTGGAGGGAGGGGGGATGA
- a CDS encoding ArsR family transcriptional regulator, with protein sequence MVEWLFPRTRWMILREFFSRPVRELHVSELIRLAGGGSAAVQRELRQFTEAGLLIRTRVGNQVRYRANPNHALYPELRSLVLKTVGLVDVLRESLEGIPGIDVAFVCGSIAKGEDRTDSDIDFVVIGGVSLRKLVGSLAPAQQKLKWEINPTLYRPGEYREKLAARNHFLEQVVKGRKLFVVGEESDLQRLAE encoded by the coding sequence GTGGTCGAATGGCTCTTCCCGAGGACCCGGTGGATGATCCTGAGGGAGTTCTTTTCCCGGCCGGTACGGGAGCTGCATGTCAGCGAGTTGATCCGTTTGGCCGGTGGCGGCAGTGCCGCTGTCCAGAGGGAGCTTCGTCAATTCACGGAGGCGGGGCTCCTGATCCGAACGCGTGTCGGCAATCAGGTGCGCTATCGCGCGAATCCGAACCACGCCCTCTACCCGGAACTCCGATCCCTCGTTCTGAAGACCGTGGGTCTGGTCGATGTCTTGCGGGAGAGTCTCGAGGGGATCCCTGGAATCGATGTCGCCTTCGTCTGCGGAAGCATCGCGAAAGGCGAAGACCGGACGGACAGCGACATCGACTTCGTCGTGATCGGCGGGGTGTCCCTCAGGAAGCTGGTCGGCTCGCTCGCGCCTGCGCAGCAGAAGCTGAAATGGGAAATCAACCCGACGTTGTACCGGCCGGGGGAGTACAGGGAGAAGCTCGCCGCGCGAAACCACTTCCTCGAACAAGTTGTGAAGGGTCGCAAGCTGTTCGTGGTGGGGGAGGAGAGTGACCTTCAGCGATTGGCTGAGTGA